GGTCGATCATATCGTCGCCCACAACTTCGCGCCCGTCAGCCACCGCACGCTGTACTGCATGGTCAGCAGCATGGGCGAACTGTTAACGGAACTGGGGCGCGATCGCGACCCGTTCCTTGACCCGAACAAGAAGTGGTTGTAGCTCATTAAGTCCGTCCTGCGCCCGCCCAACACCACCCCCGGAAGGATGCTCCCATGGCCAAGATCAAGGTAAAGAACCCGCTTGTCGAGATCGACGGTGATGAAATGACCCGCATCATCTGGCAGATGATCAAGGATTGGCTGATCCTCCCCTACCTCGATATCGACCTGAAGTATTTCGATCTCGGCATCGAAAAGCGCGATGCAACCGACGACAAAATCACGATCGAAGCGGCGGAAGCCATCAAGCAGCACGGTGTCGGCGTCAAATGCGCCACCATTACGCCGGACGAAGGGCGGGTGAAGGAATTCGGCCTTAAAAAGATGTGGAAATCGCCCAACGGCACGATCCGCAACATCCTCAACGGCACCGTGTTCCGCGAACCTATCCTCGCCAAGAACGTGCCGCATTACGTGCCGGGCTGGACCAAGCCCATCGTCATCGCCCGCCACGCCTTCGGCGATCAATACAAGGCCACCGATTTCAAGGTTCCCGGCCCCGGCACGCTGACCATGACCTACGCGCCCGATGGCGGCGGTGAAGCCGTGACGTACGATGTGCATACATTCAAATCCGGCGGCGGCGTCGCGCTCGGCATGTACAACGAAGATGCGTCAATCCGCGGCTTCGCCAGTTCCTGCTTCACCTACGGGCTCATGCGCGGCCTGTCTGTCTATCTTTCCACCAAAAACACCATCCTTAAGGCCTATGACGGCCGCTTCAAGGATCTGTTCGCGGAAGTCTATGAAAAAGACTTCAAGGCAAAATACGAAGCCGCCGGGCTGGCCTATGAACATCGCCTGATCGACGATATGGTGGCGCAGGCGCTGCGCGGCGATGGCGGCTATCTATGGGCCTGCAAGAACTACGACGGCGACGTGCAATCGGATTCCGTGGCGCAGGGTTTCGGCTCGCTCGGCCTCATGACCTCCGTGCTGCTCTCGCCCGATGGCAAATATGTGGAAACCGAAGCGGCGCACGGCACCGTCACCCGCCATTTCCGCGAACATCAGAAGGGCAACGAAACATCGACCAACCCGATCGCATCCATCTTCGCATGGACACAGGGCCTGATCTATCGCGGCCGGTTCGATAACACGCCTGATTTGGTAAAGTTCGCGGAAACGCTGGAACGCGTCTGCATCGAAACCGTTGAAGCCGGCTTCATGACCAAGGATCTCGCGCTGCTGGTCGGCCCCGGCCAAAAGTGGATGAACACCAAGGCTTTCCTTGAGAAAATCAGCACAAACCTGAAGGCCGCGCTCTAAGCCCGGCGCCGCGAAGCCGCCTTACGTGCCTTGAGGGCGGAGTAAGCCTATGCGTCCGTTTCTTCGCCGTCACGGCGGCGCAGACGGCTGAAATTCTGGTAGGCGGCACGGGCATGGTCCGTGCAGTAAGGCAACCCTTCATAGGCGGCGCAGCCGCAAAAACGAAAATCGGGCGAACGCGGGTCGCCGATCGGCCAGCGGCACTGCCGCTCCCCGGATTTCAGCGGCGTCACGGATGTCGCCGGGCGCTTTTCCTGATCGATCGAAACCCGGTTGATGGCGGAAGGCTGGTTCGCCTTGTTCGGCGGCGCGGGCGGCATCGGCAGCGCGCGCAGCATCACCTTTTTCGGCATGGTGCGGGCAGCGGGCGATTTGGCATTTACGGCCTTGTCGTCACGCTTGATGGGCGAAGGGCGGCCGGAAAGCTTTAGGCGGTGCGCCTTGCCGATCACGGCGTTGCGCGTCAGGCCACCAAGGCGCTTGGCAATTTCGCTGGCGCTATAGCCGTTGCCCCACATGTCTTTGAGCATCTGAATCTTTTGCTCGGTCCATGTCATCGAATACGCTCCCCCAGAAATAGGCCCCAAGGATATGGGGCATGATGGCTTGCCGGAACCGGCTGTGAAAGGTACGAAAACGGCGCCCGTCATAACCGGATATGCCGAATCGTAGCGATTCTATTCATTTCGAGCCCAAGATGTTGTGCCCGAAGCCAAGGTTAATACCAGATGAGCGGAAGACGTTCCAGTCCCGTTTCGAAGTTATCCACTGAAATTATTGGGTCTTTTGTGACACTTTCCGACGCAGCGGCAACGCAGATCATCCAGCTGCATTCATGGTTAAGCATAGCCACAGAAATACATGGAAAATCTGGAAGTTTTTTGCCGGAAACATTGCTTTCACCCCGGCTATATGAGAGTTTCCGCGCGCAAAACATTTTATTGATTCATAAGAAAAATGCGTATTGGCATCAAAAGTCTTTTCAAAATTTATAGCAACTGGGTGACCGGTTGCCGCATCAGCAAAGCCATCGATGATGCCAATCTCGATGGCGATCAAAGCTGGTTGCAGTACCCTGAAAACAAAATCCTGCTCAATCTGTTGATTGTCGGCTTCGGCGACAAGCGCAGAAAGTTCAGGCCCAGCGAACATGTCGTCACGCACATGATCGTTGTCGCCAACCGTGTATGGAACAGCAATTACCCTGAGAATATCAGCCCGATAGAACGGCGTATGATGGTTTTTGCCGCACTCGCGCATGATGCAGCGGAAGATTCGAAAAGGCTTCTGGAAAGGGGCACGCCCAATGATACGCAAAAAGAAACCTTGCAACTTTTGGCCGATTATAAAAGAACCACCAATATTTTCGTGGAAACGCTTTTACCGAATTTAACACCGTCAGATATTGTCGAATATGAAAGAAAGCTCCCAATTCTTCTGGAAAATCTGGATAATCCGGCAGACCTCAATAACATAGCGCATCTGCAATACAAAATTGAACAGATGGCCAATCTGAATCCGCACAAAAAGGATACGTGGATTTTTGCGGCCATCAAATGGGCCGATAAAATGGCCAACCTCGTCGACTCCGATCTGAGGGACATTCTGGCGGACAGGCAGATTTTCGACAGCATGGACCCGGCCGATATCCGTGAACGGGTACAAAAAATCATGCTCAACCGCCAGATCATCGACCTGGCCCCGATCCCACAGGCCATGAAGGATGAATTTTTCTATTTTTCCCATGTTCTGGATACCAAAATTCGCGAGCAGTACGGACAGGAACTGCGCAAAGCCTACGCCACGGATGCTGAATATCGTGCCGAAATATGCCCCAAACCCGTGGTGTCCGATACTGACCGTGCCAAGTGGGATGCCCGGCTGATGTCCACCAAGCGCAACAGCCCGCGGCGCTCCTGCTGGCTTTGCAAACTACCCATCTTTTCAAACCGCATATGAATCATGCTATAAGCCCGCTCCGTAAGGAGTGAGCCCGCATGGCCGATCTGTTCGCCGCCCGCAAGAAAGACAAGAAGGAATACAGCGCCCGCGATATCGAGGTGCTGGAAGGGCTTGAGCCCGTGCGCCGCCGTCCCGGCATGTATATCGGCGGCACCGACGAACGCGCGATGCACCACCTCGTCGCCGAAGTACTCGATAACGCGATGGACGAAGCGGTCGCCGGCCACGCCAGCAAGATCGAGCTGCATCTCGGGAAAGACGATACCGTCACGGTCCGCGATAACGGACGCGGTATTCCCGTCGATAAGCATCCGAAGTATCCGGGCAAAAGCGCGCTCGAGGTCATTCTTACAACCCTGCATTCCGGCGGCAAGTTTTCCGGAAAGGTCTATGAAACGTCCGGCGGGCTGCACGGCGTTGGCATTTCCGTCGTCAACGCGCTGGCCGAGGAATTGACGGTCGAGGTCGCACGCGACAAACAGCTTTATGTGCAAAGCTACAGCCGCGGCACGCCAACGACCAAACTAAAAGCCGCCGGCAAGGCCAACTGGCGCGGCACCAGCGTCACGTTCCGGCCCGATGTGAACATCTTCAGCAGCAAGGCGCATTTCAGCCCGGAAACGCTTTATCGTTTGGCGCGCTCAAAGGCTTATCTTTTCAGCGGCGTTGAAATCCGCTGGTCATGCGAACCGGGCTTGCTGAAAAAAGATGACGAAACCCCTGCGGAAGCGGTTTTGCATTTCCCCGGCGGCCTCGGTGATTTTCTGGCCGGTGCGCTGGAAGGGCGCGATATGCTGACCGCCAAAATGTTCGCCGAAGGCGCCGAGTTGCCGGGCAAGGCCGGCAAGCTCGAATGGGCGATCGCTTGGCCCGAAGATGGCGAAGGCTTTTGCAATTCATACTGCAACACCATCCCGACGCCGCAAGGCGGCACGCACGAAGCGGGGCTGCGCAGCGCGCTGCTCAAGGGCCTGCGCGCCTATGGGGATATGGTCGGCAACAAGCGTGCAAGCGCCGTCACGGGCGACGAAGCGTTTTCCGATGCCGCCATCATGCTTTCCCTTTTCATCCGCGACCCGCAATTTCAGGGCCAGACCAAGGAAAAGCTGGCGACCGCCGAAGCCACGCGCCTGGTCGAACAGGTTGTAAAGGATCATTTCGATCACTGGCTTTCCGCCGATAAGGCAGCGGGCGCGCAATTGCTCGAAACGCTGATCGCGCGCGCCGAAGATCGCGCGCGCACGGCGCAACAAAAAGATTTCGCGCGCAAGACCGCGACCCGCAAACTGCGGCTGCCCGGCAAGCTTGCCGATTGTTCGCGCAGCACGCCGGAAGGCACCGAACTTTTCCTGGTCGAAGGTGATTCCGCCGGCGGTTCGGCCAAACAGGCGCGCAACCGTGAAACGCAGGCGATTTTGCCGCTGCGCGGTAAAATCCTGAACGTCGCCAGCGCCACCGCCGACAAAATGCGCGCCAATCAGGAAATCAGCGATCTGTTGCTCGCACTCGGTTGCGGCACCGGCCCTGCCTTCATGCCCGACAAATTGCGCTATGAACGCATCATCATCATGACGGACGCGGATGTGGACGGCGCGCATATCGCTTCCCTGCTCATGACGTTCTTTTACAAGGAAATTCCCGGCCTGATTCAGGCGGGCAAGCTCTATCTGGCGCAGCCGCCGCTCTATCGCCTCAGCCACGGCGGCAAGACCTTTTATGCGCGCGACGATGCGCACCGCGACGAGCTGGTTAAATCCGAATTCGGCGGGCGCAAGGTGGAAACCAGCCGCTTCAAGGGGCTTGGTGAAATGCTGCCCGCGCAGTTGCGCGAAACCACGATGGACCCGTCGAAGCGCAACCTGCTGCGTGTCGTCGTACCGCAAACCGGCACGCCCGAAGGCACGAAGGAAGGCAAGGCAACCGACAAGCTTGTCGAAAGCCTGATGGGCCGCAAGGCGGAATTACGCTTCCAGTTTATTCAGGATAACGCCCAGTTCGTGCGCGAGCTGGACGTCTAAGAAATCAGGCAAACGCCGCATCGGCAATCTGCAGCTGTACGCGCTCCACGCCCTGCCATTCATCCAGCTTCAGCGTACCGGCAAGGTGCATCATGCGGCCGCGTGATTCCAGCAAGGCCTTGCCGAGCGGGTTATCGAGCGCGCGGAACGCGATCCCGCCCAGCCGCGCGGGCCCGGCCATGATGATGCAGCGCACATGGTTTTCCCCAACCACGTCGGCCTTCACGATTTTGCAATCGGGCACGGCAAAGCGCGGCTCCGGGTTGCCGGTGCCGAAGGGCTCGAGCACGCCGAGGCGCTGCGCGAACCCGGCGCTCGCGCCCGGCCCGGCCAGCAGCCCGTCGATTGTCAGCGACGGCACCAGTGGTGACGCCTCGATCAGCTTTTTAACCCTATCGGTCAGAAATTGCTTCAGCTTTTCCAATGTTTCACGTGAAACAGTAAAGCCCGCCGCCATCGCGTGCCCGCCGCCGTTAAGCAAAAGCCCTTCCTGCCGCGCGGCGATAACCACGGAACCGAGATCGAGCCCGCGTACCGAGCGGCCCGAAGCCTTGCCGGTATCGCCGTCAAGCGCCACGACGATGGTCGGGCGGTGATAACGTTCCTTCAGGCGCGCGGCAACGATGCCGATCACGCCCGGGTGCCACCCTTCCCCGGCCGCGAACACCAGCGGCGCATCCGCATCGTGCTGCAAACTGTGTTCGGCCGCACCCAGCACTTCCTGTTCCAGGCGCTTGCGTTCGGTATTGAATTGATCGAGCCGTAACGCAAGCGCGTTCGCTTCCGCCACATCGTCGGTCGCCAGCAGCCGCGCGCCGAGATCGGATTGCCCGACACGTCCGCCCGCATTGACGCGCGGTCCGAACACGAAACCGGCGGAAAACGTATCGGGCGGCCTGTTCATACGCGCCGACTGCCGCATCGCGCGCAGGCCCGCATTTTCCCCGCGCGCCATCACACGCAGCCCCTGCGCCACATAGGCACGATTGAGCCCGGTGAGCGGCACGACATCGCACACGGTGCCGAGCGCAACGAGATCGAGCCATTGCATCAGATCCGGTTCCGTCCGTTCAGCCGTAAACCAGCCCGCCTGCCGCAGCGCACGGTTAACGGCGACGACAAAAAGGAACGTCACGCCCACGGCGGCAAGGTTGCCATAGGGGTTGTCTTCGTCCAGCCTGTTGGGGTTCACGAGCGCAACGCAGGGCGGCAGCGCGGGTTCGGCCGTATGATGATCGATCACAATTACATCAAGCCCGGCATCCCGCGCCGCCGCGAGCGGTTCATGCGCAGTGGTACCGCAATCGACGCAAACGGCAAGCTTGAAGCCTTCCGCTGCCAGCTTCCGCATGGCCGCAACGTTGGGCCCATAGCCTTCGGTAGAACGATCGGGGATATACAGGCGCAACGTAACGCCAAGTGCGCGCGTGAAGCGCAGCAGAAGCGCGGAGGATGTGCCGCCATCGACATCGTAATCGCCGAACACCGCCGCCGCTTCGCCTTGCATAACGGCCTGCGCGAACCGCGCGGCGGCCTTGTCCATATCCCGGAAACGGGACGGATCGGGCATCAGTGCGCGCAAGGTGGGGTTGAGATAATCTTCGGCTTCGTCCGCGCCGATACCACGGGCGGAAAGACAACGCGCGATCAGATCGGGCAGCTCAAACCGCTGCTGCAAGGTTTGCGCGACGCGATCATCATGCACGCGCGGCAGCCATACCTTGCCGGTGACGGATTCCGTGACGCCGAGAACGGCTTCAGGCATGGCGACCCCTTCACTTTGTTGCGCCGCTGCCCGCACCGCCATCAGAACAGCATCGGTTTGCGGCGGAAGTTATGATGCGCTTCGATGAAGCGTACGGTGCCGGTTTTGGCGCGCATCACCACCGTGTGGGTTTGCGCGCCGCCGGCAAAGCGCCGCACGCCGCGCAGCATAGCGCCGTTGGTCACGCCCGTGGCGGCAAACATCACATCGCCGTGCGCGAGATCGTCCATCGTATATTTGCGCTTCAGATCCGTAATGCCGAGGCGCTTGGCGCGCGCAACCTCGTCGTCATTGCGGAAAACCAGCCTGCCCTGCATCTGGCCATCGATACATTGCAGCGCCGCGGCCGCGAGCACGCCTTCGGGCGCGCCACCGGTGCCGATATACATATCGACGCCGGTTTCGGGCTGCGACGTCGCCATCACGCCGGAAACGTCGCCGTCCGCGATCAACATAATGCGCGCGCCGGTTTCGCGCACCTTGGCGATCAGCTCTTCATGGCGCGGA
Above is a genomic segment from Alphaproteobacteria bacterium containing:
- a CDS encoding NADP-dependent isocitrate dehydrogenase — protein: MAKIKVKNPLVEIDGDEMTRIIWQMIKDWLILPYLDIDLKYFDLGIEKRDATDDKITIEAAEAIKQHGVGVKCATITPDEGRVKEFGLKKMWKSPNGTIRNILNGTVFREPILAKNVPHYVPGWTKPIVIARHAFGDQYKATDFKVPGPGTLTMTYAPDGGGEAVTYDVHTFKSGGGVALGMYNEDASIRGFASSCFTYGLMRGLSVYLSTKNTILKAYDGRFKDLFAEVYEKDFKAKYEAAGLAYEHRLIDDMVAQALRGDGGYLWACKNYDGDVQSDSVAQGFGSLGLMTSVLLSPDGKYVETEAAHGTVTRHFREHQKGNETSTNPIASIFAWTQGLIYRGRFDNTPDLVKFAETLERVCIETVEAGFMTKDLALLVGPGQKWMNTKAFLEKISTNLKAAL
- a CDS encoding gcrA cell cycle regulator family protein; the encoded protein is MTGAVFVPFTAGSGKPSCPISLGPISGGAYSMTWTEQKIQMLKDMWGNGYSASEIAKRLGGLTRNAVIGKAHRLKLSGRPSPIKRDDKAVNAKSPAARTMPKKVMLRALPMPPAPPNKANQPSAINRVSIDQEKRPATSVTPLKSGERQCRWPIGDPRSPDFRFCGCAAYEGLPYCTDHARAAYQNFSRLRRRDGEETDA
- the parE gene encoding DNA topoisomerase IV subunit B — protein: MADLFAARKKDKKEYSARDIEVLEGLEPVRRRPGMYIGGTDERAMHHLVAEVLDNAMDEAVAGHASKIELHLGKDDTVTVRDNGRGIPVDKHPKYPGKSALEVILTTLHSGGKFSGKVYETSGGLHGVGISVVNALAEELTVEVARDKQLYVQSYSRGTPTTKLKAAGKANWRGTSVTFRPDVNIFSSKAHFSPETLYRLARSKAYLFSGVEIRWSCEPGLLKKDDETPAEAVLHFPGGLGDFLAGALEGRDMLTAKMFAEGAELPGKAGKLEWAIAWPEDGEGFCNSYCNTIPTPQGGTHEAGLRSALLKGLRAYGDMVGNKRASAVTGDEAFSDAAIMLSLFIRDPQFQGQTKEKLATAEATRLVEQVVKDHFDHWLSADKAAGAQLLETLIARAEDRARTAQQKDFARKTATRKLRLPGKLADCSRSTPEGTELFLVEGDSAGGSAKQARNRETQAILPLRGKILNVASATADKMRANQEISDLLLALGCGTGPAFMPDKLRYERIIIMTDADVDGAHIASLLMTFFYKEIPGLIQAGKLYLAQPPLYRLSHGGKTFYARDDAHRDELVKSEFGGRKVETSRFKGLGEMLPAQLRETTMDPSKRNLLRVVVPQTGTPEGTKEGKATDKLVESLMGRKAELRFQFIQDNAQFVRELDV
- the recJ gene encoding single-stranded-DNA-specific exonuclease RecJ, with the translated sequence MPEAVLGVTESVTGKVWLPRVHDDRVAQTLQQRFELPDLIARCLSARGIGADEAEDYLNPTLRALMPDPSRFRDMDKAAARFAQAVMQGEAAAVFGDYDVDGGTSSALLLRFTRALGVTLRLYIPDRSTEGYGPNVAAMRKLAAEGFKLAVCVDCGTTAHEPLAAARDAGLDVIVIDHHTAEPALPPCVALVNPNRLDEDNPYGNLAAVGVTFLFVVAVNRALRQAGWFTAERTEPDLMQWLDLVALGTVCDVVPLTGLNRAYVAQGLRVMARGENAGLRAMRQSARMNRPPDTFSAGFVFGPRVNAGGRVGQSDLGARLLATDDVAEANALALRLDQFNTERKRLEQEVLGAAEHSLQHDADAPLVFAAGEGWHPGVIGIVAARLKERYHRPTIVVALDGDTGKASGRSVRGLDLGSVVIAARQEGLLLNGGGHAMAAGFTVSRETLEKLKQFLTDRVKKLIEASPLVPSLTIDGLLAGPGASAGFAQRLGVLEPFGTGNPEPRFAVPDCKIVKADVVGENHVRCIIMAGPARLGGIAFRALDNPLGKALLESRGRMMHLAGTLKLDEWQGVERVQLQIADAAFA